AGGTATTACATTTTCACATTGACTGTGTGACCTTGGGCAACAAGAATATTATTAATGTCTAAGTCCATCTAAAATAACCTGAAAGACATTCATGCAAAACAGTGACAAGATTAATAACTTAGAAGAAGTGTGTTTCAATGTTCTATTCTGCActctgtgtttaatgtttaaatagtAGCAACCTGTTCTTTCCTTCCAACAGCCCTATGGATGGCATTTGCACACTCAGCCCAGAACTAAAAGGAAGTTACTTCAGTCTACTAGCTCGGGGCCATACTCTCCTCTGAGTGTAGCTTATAATGGCAAGATATGCATCCTGTTCAAGGCCAAGAGGCTGGCTATTCGCTACAGAAACAACACTTTTCTGGACTTAACAGAAAGGGTATTTGGACCCAATGCCTCTGTAGACACCAAAGGCTCTGTATGCACCAAAGAAAAAGCTACGTATGTCACTAGAAAACCAAATTTTTCAGCTTTGTTGTTATAGATAGATACACTTATCAGAAAGTATAATTAATGTTTAACATTCTCAACACTGATTCAAAAGATTTATATGATGGTTATGGAGTCATATGTGTTATCTGTCAACAGCCTTTCTCTTCGCCTGGGAGATGTGGAGGACATTAAAGCACTTGTCATTAGGTgagtgttctttttttcttcacaccTTATCATCCCAACTGATAAAGCTAAACATAGAATCTCACAGAATGACCACTGTTACAAGACCACTTGTGATCTTATAACTCTACCACAGGCTCCAAATGTCCAACACATTTTATGAGTCAGTAGGCCAGAACTGGTTCACTTTGGACAGTGTTCATATCCACTACAACTGGACCCATGAGGCTACTTTCAATGCCACTGAGGTCTACGCTCCCGCTACCTACTCATACCACTGCCAGCATGTCAGCAGCCTACAGAAATATGACACCTTACTGGTGCCCAGTTCCCACACAGATAGCTCTGCGAACTGGCACATCACTTTTACAGACTTCCAAGTAGGTGCACACATTGCTTACTAATGCTTCTTGATGTCAAAATCAAAGCATTTGTATTCTAATTTCTAAAATTGAAGGAAGTTACCTTTAAAAGATGCAGTACTGTTCGGCAAGTTTAACTGCATATAACTCATGGAAATATTAACATGTCTCTGTAAAGTGAAATGATGAGACTAATTAACCTCTGACAGACAAAACTGAATGTTTTAGACAGAGACAGCATTACCTACAAGCTCCTATTCTTTTACCACATGGTACTACTGATATTCTTATTCATTTCACATCCTCAGATCCAAGCCTTCAATGTGCAATCCAACAAATTTGCCTCGGCCAGTGACTGCGCAACCTTCTTTACCCCAGCCATCCTGATGGGACTCATCACATCTCTGATTCTGCTGCTGGTGTTGGCCTATGCCCTGCACATGGTAGTCCACCTCAAGCACATTGACCGATATGAAGAGCACAAGACCACTGTCTACTTCCCACGTATGCCTGAGGCTGAGCTCCCTGACAAGAACAGTGTTTAAGGGCATTGTAGCCACCAGGGCGACACCTATGGACCAGTTGCAACTCTGCAAAGGACCAGTTACAACTctgcaaaaaaacagacaggacCTCTTCTTAATCTTGCCTCTTCTGATTTGGGATCAATGCACTGTGCTCTCAGTCTTTGTCCTGCCCTGGAAATAAACTTGTTTGGTTGTTGTTAAGTTTTGAGAGTCAAGAATTGAGATAATATGCTGAATAGTGTGTTTAATCCCTGCTGGACGCAAAATCTGGGCATATCATGCTTCTCCATGACCAAGACTGGGAAGCCTATAACAATGGAGTATTAAAATGGATCAAAAATGGGTAGATTTTAGAGCACCCAGAACAATTAGTGCAGAAATCTACAGTATGAATATTCAAGAGATTTTTgagtgaagaggaagaaagagaaatgaatgaatacgtGACAAAGTGTGCCTGTGACCCTATGGTCAGCAAACATTTGAAGTTACTGATGTGAATAACaacgggggaaaaaaacattttacgaCTGCCACAAAGTTTGGCACAAATTTGTCAGCCTTGACAAATCACtgacagtaaaaaatgtgactatgaaaaatataaaagaaagaagaacaaaCTATAAATTACAAACTTTAATGTAGTTTTTTAAGTAAACCAAACACCACATGTACAATAAATTTAATTCCGTCCTCAAACTCAAAATATGCATTTAATGATgtagtagtatagtgtagtataaatCATGGCTACTGACTTTAGTATTTAACAGTCTTCAGTTACAAAACCTATACCAAACATGCATcaaaatcatgttttattttcgaAATCATAAAGAAAATGTCAATGCAACAAATTTTTATATGAGCTTATGTATTAGGCCTATTTAAACTCTTTCCTGGATACTAGGTGGAATGTATTAGGTCTAATAATATGTACATTAATTTACAGCGAACGCTGTGTAACTATAGGGAACGAATGCTGTATGATAACTCATGTAGGTGTATACCCTCAGTATCATATTCAGTAAGCCTTTAAATATGTACAAGTAACATCAGTAACTCATTATTGCAATAACCCACAGCATGAAAACAGCTAATGATTAAACTTTTCAGGGCGGCTCTGACACTCATGTGCaacttgttcttttttttccccaaatggAAACCTACATACACATTAAGGTTTCCAGTCAATGTagtttgaaaaataaacaatgatcATATGAAAATGGTGTGTGAATCAACTTTCAGTCTTTCAATATTTGTTTATATCGGTGTAGTGCATCCTACAGTTATTCAAAGTAATAACCAGGTAGTCAGAAATGTGGCACAGCAATGGCTGCATCAGTGGTTAAATTTGCAGATCACATCAGCTCACTGGATGCAGTCATCTGGTTCAGAGTTCCTAATACTGGAGTCGAGTGAATGCAACCCCATCCTCCTGCCTGTGTTTTTCCTCTCTGTCCTTTCTGCCATCTGTTCTCCCCTCTCACCTCCCAGCAGAAGTATAGCTAACCCCTCACTGGGACAGTTTACCTGTCGGCTCAGTACCAgaaacgtgtctgtctgtcgccaaaataaataaaaaacctgcTGCTGTTAATATGGTAAACACAGGGCCATCCTGGTCACTGACCACACACCCAGTATTTCTTCCAAGCTATTTTactacttttttattattattactattcaaCCTGTCTTGGTCATTAATATTGTACCGATAGAAACAaactatacatttatatttctagTGTAtcatgggtttcctccagtCTGGTGCCCTGTGTTTTCCAAATATGTTTTCAAACGCAgtttaagtaaatataaatattaaactaatcagattttatttacagattaaGTGATGGccattgtaaaaataaaatagtgagATTACAGTAGGCAGACAGAGCagtaaatacaattacattgcATTTGTACATTGTTGATGTCTTTGCAATAGAATCAACAAAATTGTGAAAATGGCTTatctgttatatatatttagatttttttttgctattacaGACAGGATTATGTTGTCATTTTATCCACTGATGTAATTTAACTGGAAATGGTTAGACATCATTTGGGTATCAGTAATTATGGCATCTCTGTTTAGAAGATTGATGAGGATGGTTTTTGTTGCAGCAAAGATTTTCTGTGTTGTTTGCAGGACCATTTTGACTAAAAGGTGCCAAGATGAAGCTCTAAGATATACATAGTCAGATAAAAAAGTGTTGACAGTACAGACAGGGGCTACATAGCAGTTGAATCATCTGTGTTTTTGCTCTTCTTTAACAGTATTCTGACTTCATCTCAGTCTCACACAGTTAGCCAGCTCATTTAGGAAGATTTATGGACAAATGACTCATCCCTTTCAAGTACATATTAATGATAAAAGGACAAAGTCATTCCAGGCCAGTGGTCTTCAGTGTATAGCGTTCTTTGTTCCTCATCCATGGCCACATAAGGTCATAAGTAATGTCTCTTTCACTATTTAATACAGATGGACAATAATTGGCAGAAAGAGGGCCTCAGCATATGATTTATAATATGACTCTGGATATTCTCGACTGTCACACACAGTTCTACAAGATCTGAAACATTTAGAATTgtcatgtaaatgaaatgtaaataaaatgcctTGGGAAATCATTTTTCGAGGGCTGAAAAGAACAACACTTAAATTTCTATGCGCCGATTTACACACTAAGTTAGAGATGCAAATCAGCCGACATCCCATGTCTTCTGACTACAGGAGGAAACCCTCTAGCACTAAAGGTACATGCAAGCATTAAATGCACAGGGTGGAGGCAGGAAACGAATCCTCATCCCTAGAGATgcaaggcaaacatgctaaccactaagcaaccaTAATTACATTACCGCTTTTAATATTGCTCACACCTTGGGATGGTTTGAGTGGTCTCCTTTAAAAGGCATGTTCTTTTATTGAGGATGTTCTTGTTGATGGTGAGTCTTGGGCACTATAGATATTAACATGCTTCATCCCAAATATTCTTTGTGAGTATATACATTTTGGGTAATTGTAAGCCTGAAAATAAGTTTTATTCCAGGCCACAGCTGTGACCAATGGCAAAATCCATAAAGGTATTTAAAAGCAATTTTTGCCCTACGTCATTTGAACCAACTAAATGAATAgtctaaatatctaaataaaaatgtacaaaatcgAGACAACCTACAGGATAGCattcatatttaaaaacatatcaaCAACATACAGCTGGCACTTTTAATGTGTTAAGTCTGTCATCTGGTGGGGATGATGCCCATGACATAAGAGGGTCAAAGGGCACAAGCACACAAGTGACCCTCTTGTATGATGTAGCCTACTCGAGGGCATCAATTAAGCGCCGGGAAACAATGAAGCTGAGTGTGTTAGAGTGCAGCTGCAACCTGCGTCGGATGCCTCGGCTCGGATGTGTGACCATGTGGGTCACAAGGGACCGCAGAATACGCAGTTCCAGGGTAGAACACGAGTGCGTGACTAAACCCAAACTTTCACATTATACGAAAGATATTGATCCTCATAGTGTTCCGTAGTTTAACTTCTACGCTTCTGAATATTCGTTCTGCCAGTGTCTTTAGAACATAAGCTTTACTTTATAATCACAATGTATTATGTTTGCTGTTCCCCCTTCTCCTCAGAAATGGAATCGTCTAGCGTCTCCATCAGAAAAGCAAATGTGGGGAAGCTTGTAAGAGCTCAGGAGTGAGAACCTCAGCTTCGCCTTCGACGTTTATCGGCAGTGGAACATCAGGTATTTTTCACACTCGTTATCGGTTGACAGAAATGTAAGAattcttaattttattttatattatttttttagattaaagCATAGACTGTCGTATTCTATCATTTTCTAAAGCAATGTTGTGCATCAGGGGTCTATACATGTTCCACTTTTGAGTTTAACTGGTTCTTTAAAGTTTGTTAATGTAATTGCTTCGGCTcaatcttaataaataaataaataaataaataaataaatatttaaaaaaaaaaaaaaaaaagaaggacgCCACTATGTTTACGTTTTAATTAACAGTAGTTTTTAATTAGTTTGCATGGTGTTTTTCTTCCTTCGTAGTCCAAGGAGGAAAAAATGGAGGGTCAGCAACTGAAGGATCCGCTGAATAAAGTTTCGCTAATTAAAGGTACCTCAAGcagctacaacacacacacacacacacactcactctctctctctctctctctctctcttacacacactcacacacacacacacacatctttattttacttactaaATACACTaagttgtttaaaaatgaaagtttGACTGCATATTTCTTGAAAGTGTCTTGGAGTACATCGTAAACATTgctgtttatgtatttaatgcTGACATTTAGTGTAGTGAGATGAATTGTACTGAATACAATGCTGGGCATGCAACTTAAGCAACGATATTTTCAGTTTCAAAGCTAATATAGGCCAGAGTGTTCCTCTGTGTCCTCACTCCGCAGATAGCTTATGTGCCTGATCCAGAGTGGCACCGATGAGCGAGGACTGAGAGTCCTACAACCCAGGAATTCATGAATCCTTAATGTCCTCGCTCGATCACGCTCCCTGCATTGTGTGGAGGTCGTGTTTGCAGAGCTATTACAGCTGACTCATGCAGGATACTCGTAGCCTTGTTTTTCTGAATTCCTGTCACTGATTGCGATGATATCTTCCTAAAATCACCATTTATGGTGCAAGGTCTGGAGTGTGCAAGATGaggtcatttctttttaaagctcTCAATAGGATGGCCTGATTCTGTGCAACCCAGTTTGAGGAGAATTCCTACGTTAGGTAAAAACATAGCTTATTTTTGAAGACAagcttaaaatgtttatataacaaAGTAGATATGCTGATTACAGTAATGTTAAGTATGTAAAGTTCCTGTGTACTTATTAGTAATCCACTCAGCAAACTATCCTTAATAGAGACAAGGGCCCtagtttagaaataaaatgatgactttagttttttttagggTAAATCTATTTTCAGTTAACTTATTAATTCATGGAATAGGCTCATTTACCCACCTCAGGGGAAATTATCTTGCACTTCATTCTGATCTAAATTTAACCTGTGGCCAGTTTGAGTGTGAACTCAGGAGGACGGAAATGCCAGGTTATGTATCAAGATAAGTTATTTGATAGCCAGATTTGATTAAGGTCAGGGTGCTTTCTTCTTGTCCTTTTGCTAGCACATTGAAATAATACTCGGATATACAGTAATTGCATTATTTGAGAAAAAAAGTCATTGTTCTGATGTAAATATCTGTACAGATGAGCTGACTCGGAGCTCTATGGAAGCTAGCGAGTCAGAGAAGGTGATCCAGCACCTTAATCAGGAGTTGAAGGAGGCACATGATCAGGCCAATGCTGGCAAGCAGAAGTGTGTGGAGCTGCAAGGTAAATGACATGCATGGTTTCTTTCAGTGATACTTTCATGTATTATTGCGTGTCTCTTGTTAAGCATCTTGATGAAACATTCTAACGTTAAAGCCACTTCAAAATTACATTTGTGAAACGTTCCTTTTCCTGGGCTTAAAGGCAGGGTTTAGAATGACGATAACCTGGTAAAGCCCTAATGTGTCCCTAATGGTATGCAACCCATTGCAGGACTTCTAGAGGAGGAAAAGCGAGCCAGCAAGCATCAAACAGAGGAATCTGCAAAGCAGATGAAGATTCTTCAGAGTAAGTGTGAGGAGGAGTGACTCTGTTTATATATAGCATATTATAGATCTCCTCTGGCAGATTGTCctatgtgtgtgcgcatgcaagAATGTATGTTATTTGGATTTCTACTGTGTCTAAAGCTCAGCTTCAGAAGTTGCAGGATGAGATGGAAAATCTTAGGGACCAGAAGGACAGTACTATTCTGAGTATGCGACAGGACGCACATGTAGCTCAAGAGGAAATGCAGGTATTTCGCCGAAGCATGGAGAAGGCTGCAGCTGAGAGGGAGCATGAGGTCAGTGCTCTAAAGAGCAACCTGGCAACACTGACCGGTGAACTGGAGAAATGGCAGGTGTCTGCAAATAAGTATGAGCGTGAGATTGACAGCCTGCAGGCAAACCACCAGCAACAGAACCAGCAAAGAGACAAGGTTGCTAAACAGCAAGgtacctcactcactcacattatacacacaagTTTGGCTTaaccttattatttatttttcattaattaCCATTATTAGCATTGCACCATAAGTTTGGTTGTCAGAGGTTATTGTAACTGTTAAACAATCTAAACTGAGaagattgttttaaaaaagataaactTAAAAATACTTGTATTATAAATCATGAAGCCTAAAGTTTCAGAAACTTTTATAGcaggcagagtgtgtgtgtttgtgttacaccCATAACACCTCCCTGGgaaaataatacttattataTGGAAGGTTTtgtgtgatatatttttttttcgtCACATGAGTATTTGAAATCAGAGAGGTGTAAGGTATGTGCAATGATAATTAGGGATGCACAAAAACTATGGCCATTAATCATCTGGAGTAAAATAGCTTATCAGCTAAAAATATactctttttaaaatgttctaataAAATATAAGCTCTTTGTGTGGGCAGAAGATATTCAGACTGAGGGTGCAAATATGTATCTGACAATTCAGTTGCAGTCACACAATTTATACAAGTTATAAAATCACCTGCTTATCAAGGATTTCCACCTATGTTAGTCATTCCGAGTGAGTCACATCTTTTGACCCATGTACTTTACTGTCTTGTACTTGAATTTTGGTTGGAATGTCATCTCAAATTGAACACTAGCCAATTGCATTTTTAGTGCACTAGCTGTGTCTTGCTCATTACATCAACAGTTATGGCTATCAAACTGCAGGGGTGTGTGCCTGGATTTTGGGTTCAGCCCCGTGTGtcctaaatatttattttagtaagcTTCAAATGTTAATTTTTATGTAATACTAATGAGTGATTATTTCGATTTTCTCCCTATGACTGGACTGGATATGTAATTGGATAGATGCACGAAGTGTGTTTCCCCCTATTATTCTGAGTgtctgggttgtttacctgactTTTTTGCTAATGTGTATGTGATGCAGCCAGTGAACTGGAAAAGCTGAAGCGGGACTGTGAGAGCCTGCAGAGGGAGTGTGCGTCTCTCAGGTCAGAGCGGGAGCAATTGGCTGTGCAGCAGCAGAAGGAGAAGAGCAGTCTGCAGAGTGAATGTACATCCCTGCGCTCTGACAAGGACCAGCTTCTAAAGAAACTGCAGCAACTGGAAAAAGAGCTAGACAGGTCCATATCACACCATTAGCAGTAAACCCTACTATTCTAAAAGtacactttgtgttggtctttCAGAAAGGTAGCTCAGTGCATAAAATcggtgtgtgatgtttttttttttgcttcctgcAGCTGTAAGAAGCAGAATACAGATCTGAGCAGCACAGCAGTGGCTCTGAAGAAGACACGGGCTGACCTAGAGAAATGCCTGAGTGCCTCACAGGAGGAGCACCAGAAAAACAGCAGCCAGCTTCACGTCCAGCTGGAGCAGAGCAAAGCCAGGACCAAAGAGCTGCAGAAGGAGGTGAAAACAGCACTCCTCTATAAATCAGAGATCCTTTTACACGTACACAGAAAGCATTATGGTCATTTTTACTGAAACCGCTGACGTATATTAGTTCAGCATCCTGTTATTAAATGGCTATGATGTTCTCCACTTGGTGAGGTAGgtctttttgtgttgtttttgtttaacatATATGCACAAATGTTCTGCCAAAGTGTCAAGACACAGGGTTTTTAATACAGGAAGGATTGCTAGGTTGAATACAAGGCATAGTGATGCTTCTTTTACGTTTTCTTAACACACATTATGCAGTGCTATTAATGAGCACAAAGTATCTGGAAAGTTTTTCAGTTGATGTTagccagtttatttttttctcttttagtaTGTACTCTTTTAATATTCACCCTCtaattagggcccgagcactgAATGGTGcaaagccctattgtttttgctcggtttatttatttatttatttgcccacattggccaattggggtcccttaacatgctcgaaaactcttgaaatctGGCACACACATCAGAGTCGTGCAACACTAGGctctgtaatgcaaaaacaaacatttgggcacagatcgggcaaatatgtacgcacatgtacgagagttggtacgcatgtAGATCTCATTGATAtttactgatatttacccacttgatgcacttgcccactgtgcattgttttctgggaggcactgTATAGCGAttaaa
This DNA window, taken from Tachysurus fulvidraco isolate hzauxx_2018 chromosome 23, HZAU_PFXX_2.0, whole genome shotgun sequence, encodes the following:
- the atp6ap1lb gene encoding ATPase H+ transporting accessory protein 1 like b, translated to MAEHRLSMLLLLWLFVCMQPAWPFDQVPAILDRSLEVPPFQSIRIRPDGVGIESSSASHEETFSPAAENPLRKMLQPYGWHLHTQPRTKRKLLQSTSSGPYSPLSVAYNGKICILFKAKRLAIRYRNNTFLDLTERVFGPNASVDTKGSVCTKEKATLSLRLGDVEDIKALVIRLQMSNTFYESVGQNWFTLDSVHIHYNWTHEATFNATEVYAPATYSYHCQHVSSLQKYDTLLVPSSHTDSSANWHITFTDFQIQAFNVQSNKFASASDCATFFTPAILMGLITSLILLLVLAYALHMVVHLKHIDRYEEHKTTVYFPRMPEAELPDKNSV
- the slmapb gene encoding sarcolemma associated protein b isoform X2, which produces MEGQQLKDPLNKVSLIKDELTRSSMEASESEKVIQHLNQELKEAHDQANAGKQKCVELQGLLEEEKRASKHQTEESAKQMKILQTQLQKLQDEMENLRDQKDSTILSMRQDAHVAQEEMQVFRRSMEKAAAEREHEVSALKSNLATLTGELEKWQVSANKYEREIDSLQANHQQQNQQRDKVAKQQASELEKLKRDCESLQRECASLRSEREQLAVQQQKEKSSLQSECTSLRSDKDQLLKKLQQLEKELDSCKKQNTDLSSTAVALKKTRADLEKCLSASQEEHQKNSSQLHVQLEQSKARTKELQKEYEETQAELSGLKTRCEQIEQEKESLSLELQQCQANLKSLQEKSNLERWIRWIPIAAVTVVVTAYVLTKTST
- the slmapb gene encoding sarcolemma associated protein b isoform X1; protein product: MEGQQLKDPLNKVSLIKDELTRSSMEASESEKVIQHLNQELKEAHDQANAGKQKCVELQGLLEEEKRASKHQTEESAKQMKILQTQLQKLQDEMENLRDQKDSTILSMRQDAHVAQEEMQVFRRSMEKAAAEREHEVSALKSNLATLTGELEKWQVSANKYEREIDSLQANHQQQNQQRDKVAKQQASELEKLKRDCESLQRECASLRSEREQLAVQQQKEKSSLQSECTSLRSDKDQLLKKLQQLEKELDSCKKQNTDLSSTAVALKKTRADLEKCLSASQEEHQKNSSQLHVQLEQSKARTKELQKEYEETQAELSGLKTRCEQIEQEKESLSLELQQCQANLKSLQEKSNLLSLLPSILAVVIGLVLALLYWCFGPLW